In Pseudomonas sp. DNDY-54, a genomic segment contains:
- the sugE gene encoding quaternary ammonium compound efflux SMR transporter SugE, translating to MSWIILFLAGLFEIGWAVGLKFTEGFTRPLPTLLTVAAMAASLGLLGLAMKELPLGTAYAIWTGVGAVGTVIAGIILFGESMSLFRLGSVMLICVGLLGLKLSH from the coding sequence ATGTCCTGGATCATTCTGTTTCTTGCCGGTCTGTTCGAGATCGGCTGGGCGGTTGGCCTGAAATTCACCGAAGGCTTCACCCGCCCTCTTCCCACCCTGCTTACCGTCGCAGCAATGGCGGCCAGTCTGGGCTTGCTGGGGCTCGCTATGAAGGAATTGCCGTTGGGCACCGCCTACGCCATCTGGACCGGCGTCGGTGCGGTCGGCACCGTGATTGCGGGGATCATCCTGTTCGGCGAATCGATGAGCCTGTTTCGCCTGGGAAGCGTAATGCTGATCTGCGTCGGCTTGCTCGGTTTGAAACTCAGCCACTGA
- a CDS encoding bile acid:sodium symporter family protein, whose translation MRALAALSRFVGNTFALWVLIFAVLAFFQPSWFLPATAWIVPLLGLIMFGMGLTLKAADFAEVARRPLWVALGVGSQFLIMPALAWLLCQVLGLPPEIAVGVILVGCCPGGTASNVIAWFSRGDVALSVAITAVTTLLAPLVTPALIWLLASAWLPVNFAALFMSIVQIVLLPIALGLIVRRLLGNRVHHVVEVLPLVSVVSIVIIVAAVVAASQAKIAESGLLIMAVVILHNSLGLGIGYLVGRAFGLPLAQRKTLSIEVGMQNSGLGAALASAHFSPLAAVPSALFSVWHNLSGALLATIYRRMKDDQPQQ comes from the coding sequence ATGCGCGCCCTCGCCGCCCTCAGCCGCTTTGTTGGCAACACCTTCGCCCTCTGGGTCCTGATATTTGCCGTTCTCGCCTTCTTTCAACCGAGCTGGTTCCTACCCGCCACCGCCTGGATCGTCCCGCTACTCGGGCTGATCATGTTCGGCATGGGCTTGACGCTGAAAGCGGCAGACTTCGCAGAGGTGGCTCGCCGTCCGCTTTGGGTAGCGCTGGGCGTCGGCTCGCAATTTCTGATCATGCCGGCGCTGGCGTGGTTGCTGTGTCAGGTGCTGGGCCTACCGCCTGAAATCGCCGTTGGAGTCATCCTGGTCGGCTGTTGCCCGGGCGGCACCGCTTCCAACGTTATCGCATGGTTCTCACGCGGTGATGTAGCACTGTCGGTAGCGATCACCGCGGTCACTACCCTGCTCGCCCCGCTGGTCACACCCGCCCTGATCTGGTTGCTCGCCTCGGCGTGGCTTCCAGTCAATTTCGCCGCATTGTTCATGTCGATTGTGCAGATCGTGCTGCTACCGATTGCCCTTGGACTGATCGTTCGTCGGCTGCTGGGTAACCGCGTGCATCACGTCGTCGAGGTGCTGCCGCTAGTGTCAGTGGTGAGCATCGTGATCATCGTCGCGGCGGTGGTGGCGGCCAGTCAGGCCAAGATCGCTGAATCCGGTCTGCTGATCATGGCGGTGGTGATCCTGCACAACAGCCTTGGCCTCGGCATTGGATATCTGGTCGGACGGGCCTTCGGCCTGCCGCTGGCACAACGCAAGACCTTGTCGATCGAGGTCGGCATGCAGAACTCGGGCCTCGGTGCAGCCCTGGCCAGCGCTCATTTTTCGCCGTTAGCAGCGGTGCCGAGCGCATTGTTTAGTGTCTGGCACAATCTCTCCGGCGCGCTACTGGCAACCATCTATCGCCGAATGAAAGACGACCAACCCCAACAATAG
- the rdgC gene encoding recombination-associated protein RdgC has product MWFRNLLVYRLTQNVPFDVETLEAALAAKPARPCASQELSTYGFVAPFGKGEDAPLVHASQGFLLISTRKEERILPGSVVKDALKEKVDEIENEQMRKVYKKEREQLKDDIIQAFLPRAFIRKSGTFAAIAPEQGVILVDASSPKRAEDLLSTLREAIGSLPVRPLTVKVAPSATMTDWVKTQKAADDFFVLDECELRDTHEDGGVVRCKRQDLTSDEIQQHLEVGKQVTQLSLGWQDKLSFVLDDKMVIKRLRFEELLQDQAEQDGGDDDLGQQDASFLLMMLTFKEFLPALFVALGGEDIPQGI; this is encoded by the coding sequence ATGTGGTTTCGCAACCTGCTCGTCTACCGTCTCACCCAGAACGTCCCCTTCGATGTCGAGACACTTGAAGCTGCATTGGCCGCCAAGCCCGCTCGCCCCTGCGCCAGTCAGGAATTGAGCACCTACGGTTTCGTCGCCCCCTTCGGCAAAGGTGAAGACGCCCCGCTGGTACACGCCAGCCAAGGCTTCCTGCTGATCTCGACCCGCAAGGAAGAACGCATCCTACCCGGCAGCGTCGTCAAGGACGCGCTCAAGGAAAAGGTCGACGAGATCGAAAACGAGCAAATGCGCAAGGTTTACAAAAAAGAGCGCGAGCAGCTAAAGGACGACATTATCCAAGCCTTCCTGCCGCGCGCCTTTATTCGCAAGTCCGGCACCTTCGCCGCCATTGCGCCGGAGCAGGGGGTGATCCTGGTTGACGCGTCCAGCCCGAAGCGTGCCGAAGACCTGCTCTCTACGCTTCGCGAAGCCATCGGTTCGCTGCCGGTGCGTCCGCTGACCGTTAAGGTCGCACCCTCGGCAACCATGACCGACTGGGTCAAGACGCAGAAAGCCGCTGATGACTTCTTTGTACTCGACGAATGCGAACTGCGCGACACCCATGAAGATGGCGGTGTCGTGCGCTGCAAACGTCAGGACCTGACCAGCGACGAAATCCAGCAGCACCTTGAAGTAGGCAAGCAAGTCACGCAGCTGTCGCTGGGCTGGCAGGACAAGTTGTCCTTCGTACTCGACGACAAAATGGTGATCAAGCGGCTGCGCTTCGAGGAACTGCTACAGGATCAGGCCGAGCAAGATGGCGGCGATGACGACCTCGGCCAGCAGGACGCCAGCTTCCTGCTGATGATGTTGACTTTCAAGGAATTTCTCCCTGCGCTGTTCGTAGCACTCGGTGGTGAGGATATCCCGCAGGGCATCTAA